Proteins from a genomic interval of Fodinicurvata sp. EGI_FJ10296:
- a CDS encoding ABC transporter ATP-binding protein has translation MPETDDGFVEFRNVQKSYDGETLVVKNLNLSIARGEFLTMLGPSGSGKTTCLMMLAGFESATFGDIVLNGSAINSVAPHKRGIGMVFQNYALFPHMTVAENLAFPLQVRKMDKATTAEKVKRALDMVELGEMGGRRPAQLSGGQQQRVAVARALVFEPDLVLMDEPLGALDKTLREQMQYEIKHIHESLGVTVVYVTHDQTEALTMSNRIAVFDDGIVQQLAPPEDLYERPMNAFCAAFIGENNRFHGTVAEINGDECVVRLADGTAIRALKVNVDKKGDRTTLSLRPERVEIAPEAGTYPNVVPARVKELIYLGDHIRTRVSVCGNDDFIVKVPNASRHARLTVGDTIDVGWSLEDCRALDG, from the coding sequence ATGCCTGAAACGGACGATGGATTTGTCGAATTCCGTAATGTTCAGAAAAGTTATGACGGCGAAACACTTGTCGTCAAAAACCTGAACCTCTCGATCGCGCGGGGCGAGTTCCTGACAATGCTGGGGCCGTCCGGATCCGGTAAGACGACATGCCTTATGATGCTCGCCGGATTCGAGTCGGCGACATTTGGCGACATTGTCCTGAACGGAAGTGCGATCAATTCCGTGGCACCGCACAAGCGGGGCATTGGCATGGTGTTCCAGAACTATGCCCTGTTTCCGCATATGACAGTCGCCGAAAATCTTGCTTTCCCTCTGCAAGTCCGGAAGATGGACAAGGCCACGACCGCCGAAAAGGTGAAGCGTGCGCTCGATATGGTCGAGCTCGGGGAAATGGGCGGGCGTCGACCCGCTCAGCTATCGGGCGGACAGCAACAGCGGGTCGCGGTCGCCCGTGCTCTGGTCTTTGAACCCGATCTGGTGCTGATGGACGAGCCGCTGGGCGCGCTCGACAAGACTCTGCGTGAGCAGATGCAGTACGAGATCAAGCACATCCATGAAAGCCTTGGCGTCACGGTCGTGTATGTGACGCACGACCAGACCGAAGCTCTGACGATGTCGAACCGCATTGCGGTTTTCGACGACGGTATCGTGCAGCAGTTGGCGCCGCCCGAAGATCTGTACGAGCGTCCGATGAATGCTTTCTGTGCTGCCTTTATCGGCGAGAACAACCGGTTTCACGGAACCGTGGCTGAGATCAACGGCGATGAGTGCGTGGTTCGGCTTGCCGACGGGACGGCGATCAGAGCCCTCAAGGTCAATGTTGACAAGAAGGGTGATCGGACGACGTTGTCGTTGCGGCCAGAGCGGGTCGAGATCGCGCCGGAGGCTGGTACCTATCCAAATGTCGTGCCGGCTCGTGTCAAGGAACTGATCTATTTGGGCGATCATATAAGAACCCGCGTCTCCGTTTGTGGAAACGACGATTTCATTGTCAAGGTGCCGAACGCCAGCCGCCACGCAAGGTTGACGGTCGGTGATACCATCGATGTTGGGTGGTCTCTCGAAGATTGCCGCGCGCTGGACGGCTGA
- a CDS encoding ABC transporter substrate-binding protein, translating into MRSIALSTTVLAAGGLLALGAGSANAQETSLTVVSWGGAYSESQQRAYHNPYMEANPEIEIVNDDSSANALAGLRAQSQAGNVTWDLVDMLPSDAQLACDEGLLMEIDHDEMLAPAPDGTPASEDFLPGSLGDCFIPQIVYSTIMSYNTDMFPEDAQPSSIDDFFNVEDYPGRRAIQDRPAANLEWALYADGVAIEDIYDVLATPEGVDRAFAKLDTIKDELVFWTEGSQAPQLLADEEVSFATGYNGRIFNAAEVEGQPFAIIWDGQIVEWDGWVVPLDTPNLDAVMDYLYWATDTQRLADQAKYISYGPARASSADLVGEHEDLGIDMVEHMPTNPDNYFAPILLDNNFWADYGDQLRERFSNWMLQ; encoded by the coding sequence ATGCGATCAATCGCACTTTCGACGACAGTTCTTGCGGCTGGCGGACTGCTGGCACTCGGCGCCGGTTCGGCCAATGCGCAGGAAACGAGCCTGACGGTGGTTTCCTGGGGCGGTGCTTATTCCGAGAGCCAGCAGCGCGCATACCATAACCCCTACATGGAAGCCAATCCGGAGATCGAGATCGTCAACGACGACAGCTCGGCCAATGCCCTTGCCGGTCTGCGTGCGCAGTCGCAAGCAGGCAACGTCACCTGGGATCTGGTTGACATGCTTCCGTCCGACGCGCAGCTGGCCTGTGATGAAGGTCTCCTGATGGAGATCGATCACGACGAGATGCTTGCGCCTGCGCCGGACGGAACCCCCGCTTCAGAAGATTTTCTGCCGGGCTCGCTGGGGGACTGCTTCATTCCCCAGATCGTCTACTCGACGATCATGTCGTACAACACCGACATGTTCCCGGAAGATGCGCAGCCGTCTTCGATCGATGATTTCTTCAACGTCGAAGACTATCCGGGACGTCGCGCCATTCAGGACCGTCCTGCCGCCAATCTCGAGTGGGCGCTTTATGCCGACGGCGTGGCGATCGAAGATATCTACGATGTCCTGGCGACCCCCGAAGGCGTCGATCGCGCCTTTGCCAAGCTCGACACGATCAAGGACGAACTGGTCTTCTGGACCGAAGGCAGCCAGGCGCCGCAGCTGCTCGCCGACGAGGAAGTTTCGTTTGCGACCGGCTACAATGGCCGGATCTTCAACGCCGCTGAAGTCGAAGGTCAGCCCTTCGCGATCATCTGGGACGGTCAGATCGTGGAATGGGATGGCTGGGTCGTGCCGCTCGATACGCCCAACCTCGACGCCGTGATGGACTACCTCTATTGGGCGACGGACACCCAGCGACTGGCTGACCAGGCCAAGTACATCTCGTACGGTCCGGCGCGCGCGTCCTCTGCGGACCTGGTTGGTGAGCACGAAGATCTGGGTATCGATATGGTCGAGCATATGCCGACCAATCCCGATAACTACTTCGCGCCAATTCTGCTCGATAACAACTTCTGGGCGGATTATGGCGACCAGCTGCGGGAACGGTTCAGCAACTGGATGCTGCAGTAG